In the Muricauda sp. MAR_2010_75 genome, one interval contains:
- a CDS encoding RNA methyltransferase produces the protein MEAKIISSVQNPLVKKLLQLKEKSRERRKTGLFVLEGQRELELAQKGGYTFDVLLYCPEILPQQDFNPISKNFNAEIIQVSKQVYEKVAYRETTEGILAIVKGKNHALENIRFTTENPLVLVAEAPEKPGNVGALLRTADAAAVDAVLIANPKSDLYNPNIIRSSVGCVFTNQIGMGSSDEIIGFLKQHQIKINCAALTASKNYTECDFKGATAIVVGTESVGLTEDWLQNSDQNLIIPMQGEIDSMNVSVSAAILIFEAKRQRGF, from the coding sequence ATGGAAGCCAAAATCATAAGCAGTGTCCAAAATCCATTGGTCAAAAAATTATTACAGCTTAAGGAAAAATCCAGGGAGCGAAGAAAGACCGGGCTCTTTGTTTTAGAAGGGCAACGCGAACTGGAATTGGCTCAAAAAGGTGGGTATACCTTTGATGTCCTGCTCTATTGTCCTGAGATATTACCCCAGCAGGACTTTAATCCAATTTCAAAAAATTTCAATGCTGAAATCATTCAGGTTTCAAAACAGGTTTATGAAAAAGTAGCCTATCGGGAAACTACCGAAGGTATTTTAGCCATCGTCAAAGGAAAAAACCACGCTTTGGAAAATATCCGGTTCACAACTGAAAACCCTTTGGTTTTGGTCGCGGAAGCCCCAGAAAAGCCCGGGAATGTAGGCGCTTTGCTAAGAACTGCCGATGCTGCGGCTGTTGATGCCGTCTTGATTGCCAACCCAAAGTCGGACCTATACAACCCAAATATCATTCGATCCAGTGTGGGCTGCGTGTTCACCAATCAAATAGGAATGGGTAGTTCTGACGAAATCATCGGTTTCTTGAAGCAACATCAGATCAAAATCAATTGTGCCGCGCTTACGGCCTCAAAAAATTACACTGAATGCGATTTTAAAGGTGCCACCGCTATTGTTGTGGGTACTGAGTCAGTCGGGCTTACGGAGGATTGGCTCCAGAATTCCGACCAGAACCTAATTATACCGATGCAGGGTGAAATCGACTCCATGAACGTTTCCGTATCGGCGGCAATACTTATATTTGAGGCGAAGCGGCAACGCGGATTTTAA
- a CDS encoding M48 family metallopeptidase, producing MEKNYLFYIILIILVVQYLIHQVLEYLNAKRFKSTVPSELNDVFDDEEYQKSQEYKLTNYRFGLVSDGFSLILTICFLWFGGFEWVDQITRSITADTIPMTLLFFGIITLGSGLLGIPFSYYKTFVIEDRYGFNKTTKKLFLLDKIKSGVLTAILAGGILSLFILFYQWTGPHFWIYTWIMVGVVILFTNLFYSRLIVPLFNKQTPLDEGSLKNAIENYAQKVGFELKNIFVIDGSKRSTKANAYFSGFGKEKRITLYDTLIHDLSEEEIVAVLAHEVGHYKRKHIIFNLTVSLALTGFTLYILSLFINHPEISRAIGVSTPSFHAGLIGFALLYSPISEITGLAMNYLSRKFEFQADDFAKTTFAATPLVTSLKKLSKNSLSNLTPHPAYVFVHYSHPPLIERIRNLKA from the coding sequence ATGGAAAAAAACTACTTGTTCTATATTATCCTAATTATTTTGGTGGTGCAGTACTTAATCCATCAAGTGCTGGAATATTTGAATGCGAAACGATTCAAATCCACCGTTCCCTCAGAACTTAATGACGTTTTTGATGATGAAGAGTACCAAAAATCCCAGGAATACAAGCTGACCAACTATCGTTTTGGCTTGGTTTCCGATGGTTTTTCACTTATCCTCACCATTTGTTTTTTGTGGTTTGGCGGGTTTGAATGGGTTGATCAGATCACCCGTTCCATCACCGCGGACACCATTCCCATGACTCTGCTGTTCTTTGGTATCATAACATTGGGAAGCGGACTATTGGGCATTCCTTTTTCCTACTACAAAACTTTTGTAATAGAGGATCGCTACGGATTCAACAAAACCACTAAGAAATTGTTCCTTTTGGACAAGATTAAATCAGGTGTGCTTACCGCTATTCTTGCCGGAGGCATTTTGTCCCTGTTTATCTTATTTTACCAGTGGACGGGACCCCATTTTTGGATTTATACCTGGATAATGGTCGGTGTGGTCATCCTTTTTACCAACCTGTTTTACAGTCGGCTCATTGTTCCCCTTTTCAATAAACAAACTCCTTTGGATGAAGGAAGCTTAAAGAACGCCATTGAAAATTACGCCCAAAAGGTGGGGTTCGAGCTGAAAAACATTTTTGTGATCGATGGCTCCAAGCGTTCCACAAAAGCCAATGCCTATTTTTCAGGTTTTGGAAAAGAAAAACGGATTACATTGTACGACACTTTGATTCATGATCTTAGTGAAGAAGAAATTGTGGCCGTTTTAGCCCACGAAGTGGGACATTACAAACGGAAACATATTATTTTTAACCTTACGGTTTCTCTCGCTTTGACCGGTTTTACGCTCTACATCCTATCGTTGTTCATCAACCATCCGGAGATTTCAAGGGCCATAGGGGTCTCCACACCCAGTTTTCATGCAGGGCTGATAGGATTTGCACTTTTGTATAGCCCCATTTCTGAAATCACGGGACTTGCCATGAACTATTTGTCCCGGAAATTTGAGTTTCAGGCGGATGACTTCGCCAAAACCACCTTTGCAGCCACTCCGTTGGTCACCTCGTTGAAAAAGTTATCAAAGAACAGTTTGAGCAACCTAACCCCGCACCCGGCTTATGTGTTCGTGCATTACTCCCATCCGCCACTTATAGAACGCATAAGGAACCTAAAGGCATAA